The following proteins come from a genomic window of Candidatus Bostrichicola ureolyticus:
- a CDS encoding serine hydroxymethyltransferase: MKDYIYSLIEKEKDRQLRGLELIASENFVSDDILNVIGSILTNKYAEGYPNKRYYGGCEIIDEIEEIAINRAKKLFNCNYANVQSHSGSQANTAVYLATIKPGDTIMGFDLSHGGHLTHGANVNFSGSIYRSIFYGLNKETGLIDYEQMSRLAIEKKPKLIICGASAYSRDIDYKKFREVADYIGSILVADIAHPAGLIVKGLLNHPFPHCHIITSTTHKTLRGPRGGLILIGNDFEIKREKSVLTPIKMSKLIDNAVFPGCQGGPFENIIAAKAIAFKEAMTKEFLFYAKQIIRNAKALSKSLIDKGYNVISGGTDNHCILLDLRNKNITGKEAENILVNADITCNKNMVPFDNKSPLITSGIRLGTAAITTRGLKENDMENIANWINEVIINKSNISKIKNIKNIINNFMKDYPLFK, encoded by the coding sequence ATGAAAGATTATATTTATTCTTTAATAGAAAAGGAAAAAGATCGTCAATTACGTGGTTTAGAACTTATTGCATCAGAAAATTTTGTTAGTGATGATATATTGAATGTTATAGGCTCAATATTAACAAATAAATATGCAGAAGGTTATCCTAATAAACGTTATTATGGAGGATGTGAAATAATTGATGAAATCGAAGAAATCGCTATTAATAGAGCAAAAAAATTATTTAATTGCAATTATGCAAATGTTCAATCACATTCTGGATCACAAGCCAATACAGCAGTTTATTTAGCTACTATTAAACCTGGAGATACTATAATGGGATTTGACCTAAGTCATGGAGGTCATTTAACACATGGTGCTAATGTTAATTTTTCTGGTAGTATATATCGTAGCATATTTTATGGATTAAATAAAGAAACAGGATTAATTGATTATGAACAAATGAGTAGGTTAGCTATAGAAAAAAAACCCAAATTAATAATTTGTGGAGCATCAGCATATTCTAGAGACATAGATTATAAAAAATTTCGTGAAGTAGCTGATTATATAGGATCTATTCTTGTTGCTGATATTGCTCATCCTGCAGGGTTAATAGTAAAAGGGCTTTTAAATCATCCTTTTCCACATTGTCATATAATAACTTCTACTACACATAAAACTTTACGTGGACCTCGTGGAGGATTAATTTTAATAGGAAATGATTTTGAAATTAAACGTGAAAAAAGTGTGTTAACACCTATAAAAATGTCTAAACTTATAGATAATGCAGTATTTCCTGGTTGCCAAGGTGGTCCTTTTGAAAATATAATAGCTGCAAAAGCTATTGCTTTTAAAGAAGCAATGACAAAAGAATTTTTATTTTATGCAAAACAAATTATACGTAATGCTAAAGCGTTATCTAAATCATTAATAGATAAAGGATATAATGTAATTTCAGGAGGTACTGATAATCATTGTATACTTTTGGATCTTAGAAATAAAAATATTACTGGAAAAGAAGCAGAAAATATTCTTGTGAATGCAGATATTACTTGTAATAAAAATATGGTTCCATTTGATAATAAATCACCATTAATTACTTCAGGAATTCGTCTAGGTACTGCGGCAATAACTACACGTGGATTAAAAGAAAATGATATGGAAAATATTGCTAACTGGATAAATGAAGTAATAATTAATAAATCAAATATTTCAAAAATTAAAAATATAAAAAATATAATAAATAATTTTATGAAAGATTATCCATTATTTAAATAA
- the rpmF gene encoding 50S ribosomal protein L32 yields the protein MANPKKKQSKSRTNKRRTHYKLNLVQLSIDTNTNQIHQYHRAFWQNNNLYYKGHLVFTKIKKIKK from the coding sequence ATGGCTAATCCAAAAAAAAAACAGTCTAAATCTAGAACTAATAAAAGAAGGACACATTATAAACTAAATTTAGTACAATTATCTATTGATACTAATACTAATCAAATACATCAATATCATAGAGCTTTTTGGCAAAATAATAATTTATATTATAAAGGTCATTTAGTTTTTACTAAAATTAAAAAAATTAAAAAATGA